A genomic window from Terrirubrum flagellatum includes:
- a CDS encoding branched-chain amino acid ABC transporter permease, whose product MGELLSLITSGIASGSAFALLALGVVIIFRSTDTVNFAIGDTGSLAAYCALTAIAAGLPLLVAFPLAIVFAGLCGVATERLLIRPLGHGKQVLFVALVITIGFGLVLQAAMGAIWGHSPKPFPPLIAGWVSIAGVPVSLNKIAATLIALLAMAIVAWFFGYRPLGVAMRASAEDPFAAKLVGLDTRLIAALAWFLGCGLAAIAMLFLAAESALQPHLAHSPLFRAFAGVFLGGMTSMPGAVVGGFAIGVLDNIAGRYVSANFRDTIVFAVIVTVLFAKPAGFLGVMRKERV is encoded by the coding sequence TTGGGCGAACTCCTGTCGCTGATCACATCGGGAATCGCCAGCGGTTCCGCCTTTGCGCTGCTGGCGCTTGGGGTCGTGATCATCTTTCGCTCCACCGACACGGTGAATTTCGCGATCGGCGACACAGGCTCGCTCGCCGCCTATTGCGCGCTGACGGCGATCGCAGCGGGGCTGCCGCTGCTTGTCGCCTTTCCCTTGGCGATTGTCTTCGCCGGGCTGTGCGGCGTTGCGACCGAGCGGCTGCTGATCCGCCCACTCGGCCATGGCAAGCAGGTGCTGTTCGTGGCGTTGGTGATCACCATCGGCTTCGGGCTGGTGTTGCAGGCAGCGATGGGCGCGATCTGGGGCCATTCGCCAAAGCCGTTTCCGCCTTTGATCGCCGGCTGGGTGAGTATCGCCGGCGTGCCGGTGTCGCTCAACAAGATCGCCGCAACGCTGATCGCATTGCTCGCCATGGCGATCGTCGCCTGGTTCTTCGGCTATCGACCCCTTGGCGTCGCCATGCGCGCCTCGGCGGAGGATCCATTCGCGGCGAAACTTGTGGGGCTTGATACGCGCCTCATCGCGGCGCTCGCCTGGTTCCTCGGCTGCGGCCTCGCCGCCATCGCGATGCTGTTTCTCGCGGCGGAGTCGGCGCTGCAGCCGCATCTCGCGCACAGCCCGCTGTTTCGCGCCTTCGCCGGCGTCTTTCTCGGCGGCATGACGAGCATGCCCGGCGCCGTCGTCGGCGGTTTTGCGATTGGCGTGCTCGATAATATCGCCGGCCGTTACGTCTCCGCCAATTTCCGCGACACGATCGTCTTCGCCGTGATCGTCACAGTTTTGTTCGCGAAGCCTGCGGGATTTCTCGGCGTGATGCGCAAGGAGCGGGTATGA
- a CDS encoding FAD-dependent oxidoreductase, whose product MSEAAGQLECDLLVLGSGMAGLTAAGRAAERGERVIVIEKAAEIGGSAALSGGYLWTTPSVRQSALWDDGDPTLRAAVVETFPVLTEWLRRRGVHMEPHQPVLFGRGYRIDILGHIRQCASEVEKAGGHVVRETRVRELRAKDGRVVGAVADHTDGAVEIDAKRVLLATGGWQGSPDFRAEHIGPHARDIALRSNPDSVGDGLRLAIGAGAVYAGPNPGFYGHLLASPARLKKPADFVTFTQYHSDHAVLLNRAGLRFVDESRADHESTQMTLRQSGARALLIWDERIQREVALTPPVAGAALLDKFAVAVESGAKGAILPDIDALAGFATSLGFDGSACVNALKDYNARMRDAPETASPTRERHARPLDETPFRALLVEPAITFAYGGVAIDAQTRALDAWGSPIPGLFVAGADAGNVYRSGYCGGLALAGALGLRAGDQSC is encoded by the coding sequence ATGAGTGAAGCGGCCGGACAGCTCGAATGCGATCTGCTGGTGCTCGGTTCGGGGATGGCCGGGCTGACGGCGGCGGGCCGCGCCGCGGAGAGGGGCGAGCGCGTCATCGTCATCGAGAAGGCGGCCGAGATCGGCGGCTCGGCGGCGCTGTCAGGCGGCTATCTCTGGACGACGCCCTCCGTGCGTCAGTCTGCTCTGTGGGACGATGGCGATCCCACGCTGCGCGCCGCCGTGGTCGAGACCTTCCCCGTGCTCACCGAGTGGCTGCGCCGGCGCGGCGTGCATATGGAGCCGCATCAGCCGGTGCTGTTCGGACGGGGATATCGCATCGATATTCTCGGACATATCCGGCAGTGCGCCTCGGAAGTCGAGAAGGCGGGCGGCCATGTCGTGCGCGAAACGCGCGTGCGCGAATTGCGTGCAAAGGACGGGCGCGTCGTCGGCGCTGTCGCCGATCACACTGACGGCGCGGTCGAGATCGACGCGAAGCGCGTGCTGCTTGCGACCGGCGGCTGGCAGGGCTCTCCGGATTTTCGCGCCGAGCATATCGGTCCGCATGCGCGCGACATCGCGCTGCGCTCGAATCCCGACAGCGTCGGCGACGGATTGCGGCTCGCGATCGGCGCCGGCGCCGTTTATGCCGGTCCCAATCCGGGCTTTTACGGCCATCTCCTTGCATCGCCGGCGCGGTTGAAGAAGCCGGCTGACTTCGTCACCTTCACTCAATATCACAGCGATCACGCCGTGCTGCTCAATCGCGCCGGGTTGCGTTTCGTCGATGAAAGCCGCGCCGATCACGAAAGCACGCAGATGACATTGCGCCAGTCTGGCGCGCGGGCGTTGCTGATCTGGGACGAGCGCATTCAGCGCGAAGTCGCGCTGACGCCTCCCGTCGCCGGCGCCGCGCTGCTCGACAAATTCGCCGTCGCGGTCGAATCTGGCGCCAAAGGCGCCATCCTTCCCGACATCGATGCGCTCGCGGGCTTCGCGACGTCTCTTGGTTTCGATGGGAGCGCGTGCGTGAATGCACTGAAGGATTATAATGCGCGCATGCGCGATGCGCCGGAAACCGCCTCCCCCACACGCGAACGCCACGCGCGGCCGCTCGATGAAACGCCGTTTCGCGCGCTTCTTGTGGAGCCGGCGATCACTTTCGCCTATGGCGGCGTCGCCATCGACGCGCAAACGCGCGCTCTCGATGCATGGGGCTCGCCCATTCCGGGGCTCTTTGTCGCCGGCGCCGATGCAGGGAATGTGTATCGCAGCGGCTATTGCGGCGGCCTTGCGCTCGCTGGCGCGCTCGGCCTACGCGCCGGAGATCAATCGTGCTGA
- a CDS encoding class I adenylate-forming enzyme family protein, producing the protein MLISETTSRGATPDWLAQGWWTNEPLWTSLERAAAGPGRASFIADEAEEIPVSELLARARSAAGAFTAACLRRGDAIVIQSRNRIDAFAAMLGCFAGGYLAVPLPPIFSARQVAAAARASAARGFVLFDGDGLARVAEICAEAKETSVVFAPDAACDAPLMRPWSEAQRASQAAPTPFAAAEPAFALFSSGSLGEPKGVVHSANTLRYASLAVARRHGVGAQDVVLAALEFGFVGGLVLNVLLALLTGASIVLMRKWDPEEALALIARRRATYSLFMPTHCHDLLKSPSLAATDTRSLTRAVMAGINRDARIEAEKTFCVRPLAMFGMSESIGHATPSPDDPDEARWTTDGKVLDGAEELILSPSGEPARADEPGDLLVRGPNRFLSYLGRPDLTANVLTADGWFRTGDRAVVDRQGFLTFIGREKDIIRRGGVTILPGDVENALIGHPEIAEVSVVAVPDERLGERTCACIVTRGGSTPDVAALAAYLEAQNVARYLWPEHALAFEALPRTVSLKVRRADLRDEAIRRLRDSGALAPAA; encoded by the coding sequence GTGCTGATAAGCGAGACGACTTCGCGAGGCGCAACGCCCGACTGGCTCGCGCAGGGCTGGTGGACCAACGAACCTCTCTGGACGAGCCTCGAACGCGCCGCCGCCGGACCCGGCCGCGCCTCCTTCATCGCCGACGAAGCTGAAGAGATTCCAGTCAGTGAACTGCTCGCGCGCGCAAGATCCGCCGCAGGCGCTTTCACCGCGGCATGCTTGAGGCGCGGCGACGCGATCGTCATTCAATCGCGCAACCGCATCGACGCCTTCGCGGCGATGCTCGGCTGCTTCGCCGGCGGCTATCTCGCTGTGCCGCTGCCGCCGATCTTCTCGGCGCGACAGGTTGCGGCGGCGGCGCGAGCCTCGGCGGCGCGCGGTTTCGTCCTGTTCGACGGCGATGGTCTCGCGCGCGTCGCCGAGATTTGCGCTGAAGCGAAAGAGACATCCGTCGTTTTCGCGCCCGACGCAGCATGTGACGCGCCGTTGATGCGCCCATGGTCTGAAGCGCAGCGCGCGTCGCAGGCGGCGCCGACTCCCTTCGCCGCGGCTGAGCCCGCTTTCGCCCTGTTTTCCTCGGGATCGCTCGGCGAACCCAAGGGCGTCGTCCATTCCGCCAATACCTTGCGCTATGCCTCGCTCGCCGTCGCGCGTCGCCATGGCGTCGGCGCCCAGGATGTTGTGCTGGCCGCACTCGAATTTGGTTTCGTCGGCGGTCTCGTTCTCAATGTTCTGCTCGCATTGCTCACAGGCGCGAGCATCGTGCTCATGCGCAAATGGGACCCGGAGGAAGCGCTGGCGCTGATTGCGCGCCGGCGCGCCACCTATTCCCTGTTCATGCCGACCCATTGTCACGATCTTCTGAAATCGCCTTCGCTCGCTGCAACCGATACGCGCTCGCTGACGCGCGCCGTGATGGCCGGCATCAATCGCGATGCGCGCATCGAGGCGGAGAAGACATTCTGTGTTCGCCCGCTGGCGATGTTCGGCATGTCGGAATCGATCGGGCACGCGACGCCGTCGCCTGATGATCCCGATGAGGCGCGCTGGACGACTGACGGCAAGGTCCTTGACGGCGCCGAAGAGCTCATTCTTTCTCCGTCAGGCGAACCCGCGCGCGCCGACGAACCTGGCGATCTTCTCGTGCGCGGCCCGAATCGCTTCCTCTCCTATCTCGGCCGCCCGGATCTCACCGCCAATGTGCTCACAGCGGACGGCTGGTTCCGCACCGGCGACAGAGCCGTGGTCGATCGCCAAGGCTTCCTCACATTCATCGGACGCGAGAAGGACATCATTCGCCGCGGCGGCGTGACGATTCTGCCCGGCGATGTCGAGAACGCGCTGATTGGTCATCCCGAGATTGCGGAAGTGTCTGTTGTCGCCGTTCCCGACGAACGGCTTGGCGAACGCACTTGCGCCTGCATCGTGACGCGCGGCGGCTCGACGCCGGATGTTGCAGCGCTCGCCGCCTATCTCGAAGCGCAGAATGTCGCGCGCTATCTCTGGCCCGAGCATGCGCTCGCTTTTGAGGCGCTGCCGCGCACCGTCTCGCTGAAGGTGCGGCGCGCCGATCTTCGCGATGAAGCGATCAGGCGCTTGAGAGATTCCGGCGCGCTCGCGCCCGCGGCGTGA
- a CDS encoding ABC transporter substrate-binding protein: MTQLSSACFAACAALALMAAPASAQDAPGVTKDSVTIGSWIALSGPIAIYGAPIKAGAQAYLDLVNASGGVKGRKINWIVEDSAYNPQQAVSIARKLVTRDNVLAIAHAHGTAQIAATFPFVVDQAKVPVLVPYGGAKEWYNPPKSGVLGLHVLYEEQAEALGRWAAKDGHRKVLVIHGAASAFENVANNVKPGLQAVAKDADVELMAVKIGTTDYGPIAVEVARKKPDAIVAIQILQEVVQLSKGLKQQGQNIPIYSYAPTVAQSTIELGGEFAEGLKSLSFTASPFADTPAMKEYRDALAKYAPSEKPDFTSLVSYGAMKIFVEALRRADEPLTRDSLVKAFYKLKDYDSGIYPPVTFAPDKPLGGHILQPMQVKDGKWVNVGEPVDTWKF, translated from the coding sequence ATGACACAGCTTTCGTCAGCATGTTTTGCGGCCTGCGCGGCGCTCGCGCTCATGGCCGCTCCGGCGTCGGCTCAGGACGCGCCGGGGGTCACCAAGGACAGCGTCACGATCGGCTCCTGGATCGCGCTCAGCGGTCCGATCGCGATCTATGGGGCGCCGATCAAGGCGGGCGCCCAGGCCTATCTCGATCTGGTCAACGCCAGCGGAGGGGTGAAGGGCCGCAAGATCAACTGGATCGTCGAGGACAGCGCCTACAATCCGCAACAGGCCGTCTCGATCGCGCGCAAGCTCGTCACCCGCGACAATGTTCTCGCGATCGCCCACGCCCATGGCACCGCCCAGATCGCCGCGACGTTTCCATTCGTCGTGGATCAGGCGAAGGTGCCGGTGCTCGTTCCCTATGGCGGCGCCAAGGAATGGTACAATCCGCCGAAATCAGGCGTGCTCGGGCTGCACGTCCTCTATGAGGAGCAGGCGGAGGCGCTTGGCCGCTGGGCTGCGAAGGACGGCCATCGCAAGGTGCTCGTCATCCACGGTGCCGCGTCGGCCTTCGAGAATGTCGCGAACAATGTGAAGCCCGGCTTGCAGGCCGTAGCGAAGGACGCCGATGTCGAGCTGATGGCCGTCAAAATCGGCACCACCGACTATGGCCCGATCGCGGTCGAGGTTGCGCGCAAAAAGCCGGACGCGATCGTTGCGATCCAGATTCTGCAGGAGGTGGTGCAACTTTCGAAAGGCCTGAAGCAGCAGGGGCAGAACATCCCGATCTATTCCTATGCGCCGACCGTCGCGCAATCGACGATCGAGCTCGGCGGCGAATTCGCGGAAGGGCTGAAATCACTTTCATTCACCGCCTCGCCTTTCGCCGACACGCCGGCGATGAAAGAATATCGCGACGCGCTCGCGAAATATGCGCCGTCGGAAAAGCCCGACTTCACCTCGCTCGTCTCCTATGGCGCGATGAAGATCTTCGTTGAAGCGCTGCGTCGAGCAGATGAACCGCTGACGCGCGACTCGCTCGTGAAGGCGTTCTACAAGCTGAAGGACTATGACTCCGGCATCTATCCGCCGGTGACCTTCGCGCCCGACAAGCCGCTTGGCGGCCACATCCTGCAGCCGATGCAGGTGAAGGACGGCAAATGGGTGAATGTCGGCGAACCGGTCGACACCTGGAAATTCTGA